Below is a genomic region from Zea mays cultivar B73 chromosome 9, Zm-B73-REFERENCE-NAM-5.0, whole genome shotgun sequence.
GCGGCGCCGCGGCCGGGTCGTTTGCGGTGGTGGGGCTCCCCCGCCGCGGCGAGATCTACGTGATTGGGGGCGTCGAGGAGGGCAGCGACAAGGCGGTGACGAGCGTGGCCGTGTACAGCGCCGCGCGGAACGGATGGGAGGAGGCGGCGGCGATGCGGACGCCCCGCGGGTACATGGCGGCTGGGGAGGTGGGAGGGCGGGTGGTGGTGGCCGGGGAGGACGGCGAGGCCGAGGTGTTCGACCCGGATGCCGGGCGGTGGTCGCCGGCTGCGCCGCGCCGGGGCGCGGCGGTGGCGTGGTAcgacgcggcggcggcgggtggGAAGCTGTACGTGACGGAGGGGTGGGCGTGGCCGTTCGAGCGCGCGCCGCGCGGCGCCGTGTACGACTCCGCCACGGACTCGTGGTGCGAGATGGCGCGCGGGATGCGGGAGGGGTGGACGGGCTCTTGCGCCGTCGCCGGCGGCCGGATGTACATCGTGGCGGAGTACGGGGAGTGGCGGCTGAAGCAGTACGACGAGGCCCGGGACGAGTGGCGGATGGTGGCCGGCAGCGGGGTGCCCCCCGAGGTGCGCCGGCCACACGTCGTCGCCGGGGAGATCGGGGAGGTCGCCGGTGGGAGGCGAAGGATATACGTTGTTGGCGCCGGGCTGGACGTCGCCGTGGGCACTGTTTCGGCCTCAGACACCGCCGCGGCACCCGGCGTCCACGGCGTCGAGGAGGAAGTGGTGGAGTGGGAGGTGGTCAAGGGCCCCACCGAGTTCGTCGGGCTCGCGCCCTGCAACGCACAGGTCCTCTACGCATGACCCAGCCTTCGGGTAGAACAAACATCTGCATCGCCGAACCAAGACGTTTCGGCCCACTCCGCGCACCCACACGGGTCCACAAGCCCCGAGCCACATCACGTCGCCCCTGGCTGGTCCACATGTCAGTGAAACTTGACTGCTCCAGCGTC
It encodes:
- the LOC100274552 gene encoding F-box protein AFR-like, encoding MSFSSMSKQQVLDAGDGEGEEVVELIPGLPEEVAEKCLLHLPFLYHRLFRTVSSTWNRFLTDSPAKPLLFTPAEGAGAGAGSAAMGSLSLSLPFLFAFAFDPVSRRLQCQALDPFSRRWLLLPPVPGGAAAGSFAVVGLPRRGEIYVIGGVEEGSDKAVTSVAVYSAARNGWEEAAAMRTPRGYMAAGEVGGRVVVAGEDGEAEVFDPDAGRWSPAAPRRGAAVAWYDAAAAGGKLYVTEGWAWPFERAPRGAVYDSATDSWCEMARGMREGWTGSCAVAGGRMYIVAEYGEWRLKQYDEARDEWRMVAGSGVPPEVRRPHVVAGEIGEVAGGRRRIYVVGAGLDVAVGTVSASDTAAAPGVHGVEEEVVEWEVVKGPTEFVGLAPCNAQVLYA